GTTTATCGGCTACACCCCGCTGATGTCTATTTTTGTGGCACGGATTTCCCGGGGGCGCAGCATTCGTGAAACCATTCTGGCGGTTGCGGTACTGGCTCCCGTTGCCACCTCCATCTGGTTCACCCTGCTGGGTGGCTCCGGGATTTATCACCAGTTGGCAGGTACCTTCGACCTGACCGAGGCGCTCAACAGCTTCTCCTTTGATGTCGCCACCCTGACCGTGGCGGAAGCGTTGCCTGGCGGCACCATCATGGCGGCTGCCATCCTGTTGCTGACCACGATTTTCGTGGCGACAACCGGGGATTCCATGAGTTATGCCATTGCCACCGTAGGTGCGGGGCACGATGAGCCGCATTATCTGGTGCGGGCATTCTGGGGCGGTGCCATGGCGGTGATGGCAGGAATTCTGCTTTATATGGGGGCTGGCCAGATTGGCGTGCTGCAGCAGTTTATCGTGCTCACGGCCATACCAGTGTCACTGATCATCCTCCCGTCCTTGTGGACCGGCCCGAAAGCCGCGTTGGCGATGGCCCGGTCTCAGGGTCTGAGTGATTAGAAATGTTTTGCCGTACAGGGCACAGGCTCCGATGATTCTCAAACCCATCGCTGTGAAATGTCGGGTGATGGCGTCGGGAGATTGCGTTCAAGCTGCTGTTTTAAAAGTCTTTCTGTAATTCGATTAAGCTCTGGTTAAGGTTCGCTAAGGTGCATGTGACCGGGAAGTGGTGCTATTGTCAGGGAAATCGTGCCGGAGCATTGAAAGATGTTTAAGCCCTCAGTTTATGCGCTCGCCTTTGTGTTTTTGACCCTGTGCTCGTGGACCGTTCAGGCGGAGCCTGCGGACTCTTCTGTTGAGGAACTGAAAAAGGAGACCCGGGAGCTCGGCAAAGCTCTGAAGGAGTACGGCTCCGATCAGAAGGACCGGGCAGAAGATTCCATCAACCGGACACTGTCTGCGCTGGACCAGCGTATTGATGAGCTGGAGCAACAACTTTCTGAAAACTGGGACGATATGAGCGATACCGCCCGGGAACGCTCACAGAAGAGCCTGGAATCATTGCGGGAACAACGGGGACGAGTGCAGAACTGGTATCAGGAGCTCAAAGCGAGTTCAGCATCAGCATGGGAGCGTGCCCGTCAGGGTTTTTCCGATGCTTATGACGCTTTTGCGGAGGAGTGGGAAGACACAGAGGAGAAGCTCGGTAACGAATCGGGCAAACAGGCCGACAGCATCTGACCCGTTCGTTACCATTTGCTGAGGTACCTCAGCTCTCTGACGTAATCTCCCGGAACGCACCAATAAGCGTGTTCGGTTCCTGGGCGCCGGACACCAGGTATTTCTGATTGATGATGTAGGCTGGCACGGCAGATACGCCTGCCTGCTGATACCGGGCTTCATCTTCCCGGACGGTATCCGCATAGCGGTCAGAAGCCAGCACCTCTCGCGCTTCGTCGCTGTCGAGTCCGATTGCTTCAACGCAGTCGGCCAATACATCCACATCCGAGATGTTGAGGGCATGGCCGAAATAGGCGTCAAAACACGCCATTTTCATTTCGGTCTGTTTGCCCTGTTCACCCGCCCATTTCACCAGTCGGTGGGCATCAAAGGTGTTTCGGGTATGGCGCTCCTGCAGTTTACTGAAGTTGAGTCCAAGCTCTGCGGCTATCTTCATCATGTGCGCCTGGTTTTCCTGCATTTCCTCGGGACTCCGCCCGTACTTCCGGCTCAGGGCCTGAAGAATGGGTTCCCCGTTGCCGGACGAATCCGGATTCAGTTCAAACGCGTGCCATTCAATGGTGAACTCCATCTCTTCCTTCAGCTCCTCCATGGCTTTTTCCAGCCGGGCATAGCCGATGGCGCACCAGGGGCAGGCGATGTCAGAAACAATGTCGATTTTCACAGTTGTCATGGGAGCTCCCGGTAGGATTGGTTCCTCGTCAGGTTACCGGAAAGCCGTTGGTGTTGTCGTCTTCAGGGTTCCTGGGGAAGCGGCTCTGCAGGGAGCCGGGTACCGGACCAGTTTTCCATCAGTCGGCAGGTGACCAGGTCTCCGGTAACGTTGATGGCAGTACGACACATATCCAGAATCCGATCTACACCCATGATTAATGCAATGCCACCGGGTGGAATGCCGACGGTCTGCAACACCATTGCCAGAATGACGATGCCCACGCCCGGCGTGGCAGGTGAGCCGATGGAGGCACCCACAGCCATAGCCACAACCAGCGCCATGCTGCCCATGCTGAGATCAATGCCGTAGACCTGAGCCAGGAAGACCGTTGCCACAGCCTGATACAGCGCGGTGCCATTCATGTTGATGGTGGCACCCAGCGGGATAACAAATTGGGAGACTGAGGGACGGACTCCGAGCTTGTCTTCCGCTGTGCGGATCGACAGGGGCATTACAGCGGCTGAGCTTGACGTAGAAAACGCGAGCAGCAACACGTCACGGCTGTCCTTGATGAACTGGATGGGCGGCTGGCCCGCCAGCAGTTTCAGAATCAGCATGTAGACTCCGAGCATAAGCAGCAGGCCCACCAGTACGGTCGCGACATAGGAGGCCATGCCCAGCATGGCCTGGAAACCGATCGTCGTGGTGAGTTGTGCCATCAACCCGAATACGGCAAACGGTGCCAGCCGCATGGCCCAGCGAACCACGGTCATGCAGACCTGTTGCAGGGAGTCCAGCAGGTCCAGCATTGGCCGGGATTTTTCAGGGGCCATGCTGACCAGAGCGATGCCGACAATGATGGAGAAAATCACCACCTGCAGCATCTGGCCTTCGACCATGGCGTCCAGCGGATTCCCCGGGAGCAGGCCGATCAGGGTTTTGGGAAGTTCCACCACGCTGGGCATGGCGGCGGTGCTGGCACCGTTCAGTGTGGATGCTTCCGGGGGCGCCAGGCCTGTCATCATGCTGCCCGGATTCATCAGGCTGCCAATCCAGAGCCCTATCGACGCGGCGATGGCCGTGGTGATGACAAAAAAACCGGTGACTCGCAGCCCCAGTTTGCGGAGTTGATCCAGGTCTTCGCTGGCGGCCAGCCCCCTGACAACCGAGGCAATGACCAGGGGGATCACGATCATCTGAATGGTGGCCAGGAACAGTTGCCCCGGGAAGGCCAGCCAGTTACCAATCAGGGTGCCCGTGGCAGGCTCCACGAGTCCAACCGAGGGGCCGAGCAAGGTGCCGACAATAAGCCCGAGAAACATACCGACGAGTACTTTCAGCCAGAGTCGTCCCTGAACCAGCCCGGAAAGATAGCTGCTCAGATGGCGGAGGGGGCGAGGATAATAGCTTGAGCCGTTGCCGTTGCCGTTATCGGTCATGGTGAGCAGTCGTCCGTGTTTCGTGTATCAATTGCAAAAAAGCATAGCTCATTTGACGCCATCCCCGACCGTAAGACCCTGAGCTGGATCAACCCGAGGTGCAAAGGGCAGGATTCACTCCTTACCGGACGGAGCTGATCTCTGCCTTGGTCAGCGGACGGTAAACACCGGGGATGAGGCTTTCGTCAAGCCGGATATCGCCCATCTTCTCGCGGTGCAACGCAGTTATCCGGTTGTCGACGGCATGAAACATGCGCTTTACCTGATGATAGCGACCTTCGTAAATGGTGACCCGGGCTTCCCTGGGGCCGAGCAATTCGAGTTGGGCTGGTGAAGTTCTGAGTTGCTCGAACTCAAACCAGATGCCTTCGGCAAACCGCTCAGCGGTCTCCGGCGCAATCGGGCTGGCGGTGGAAACCCGGTACACCTTCGGTGTTTTTACTTCCGGTTCGGTCAGCTGGCGGGACCAGGTGCCATCGTTGGTGAGAATCAGCAGTCCGGTGCTCGCTCGGTCAAGTCGTCCAGCGATGTGCAGATCCCTGTGAAGGTCCGGCGGAATGAGATCCAGAACCGTGTTATGAGTGTCATCCACGGTCGCGCTCAGATAGCCAGCGGGCTTGTTAAGCATCAGATAATGGGCTGCAGAGCCGGCCTGAATCACCGCATCATCCAGATTGACACGTGCGAAGCGGTCGATTTCCCCTGCCGCTTCCCGGCATACAATGTTATTGACCGTAACCCGCCCAGCCGCTATCAAGGCATTGGCCCGCTTGCGGCTTATACCATTCCGATTGCTGAGAATTCTGGAAAGCTTCATTGAATTAGTCGACTATGCTGAGTGTAAACACCGACAATAATACGAGGAAATGCCATGCCATTCTCTGATGATCACCTTGCTGAACTCAATCTTCTGGCTCAGTTTCCGTCCACATCTGCTCAGGAGGGCATCAAGGTGCATTCCCACACGGCGGCTCCGGAAACAGTGAAAGCCGCTGAACACCTTTTTGAACGGGGGCTGATCAGCCAGAAGGATGGCGGTTATCTGACGCCACTGGGGTCCGAAGCGGTGGAGCTTACCCAGAAGCTCCAGTCCATTCTGAGTGCCTGAGTAACCAATCGGCCGGACGCCATCACTTTGAGCCTTGCGGTCCTCTCGCGTTAGGCTGAGCCCATGAGCAACTGGAGAGCGTCACCGGCCCTTTGGATGGCCGGGAGCATTGCCGGAGTTGGAGCTGTTGTTGGGCTGCTCTATGCCTTTGGCGTACATCAGCAAGTGCTGGAACTGCTGCACTGGTTTGATTCCTTCGGAGTCTGGGCCGCCATCATGTTCATCGGCATCATGGTAGTTGCCGTGGTGCT
This Marinobacter salinus DNA region includes the following protein-coding sequences:
- a CDS encoding pseudouridine synthase, whose amino-acid sequence is MKLSRILSNRNGISRKRANALIAAGRVTVNNIVCREAAGEIDRFARVNLDDAVIQAGSAAHYLMLNKPAGYLSATVDDTHNTVLDLIPPDLHRDLHIAGRLDRASTGLLILTNDGTWSRQLTEPEVKTPKVYRVSTASPIAPETAERFAEGIWFEFEQLRTSPAQLELLGPREARVTIYEGRYHQVKRMFHAVDNRITALHREKMGDIRLDESLIPGVYRPLTKAEISSVR
- a CDS encoding TIGR02647 family protein, with amino-acid sequence MPFSDDHLAELNLLAQFPSTSAQEGIKVHSHTAAPETVKAAEHLFERGLISQKDGGYLTPLGSEAVELTQKLQSILSA
- a CDS encoding dicarboxylate/amino acid:cation symporter codes for the protein MTDNGNGNGSSYYPRPLRHLSSYLSGLVQGRLWLKVLVGMFLGLIVGTLLGPSVGLVEPATGTLIGNWLAFPGQLFLATIQMIVIPLVIASVVRGLAASEDLDQLRKLGLRVTGFFVITTAIAASIGLWIGSLMNPGSMMTGLAPPEASTLNGASTAAMPSVVELPKTLIGLLPGNPLDAMVEGQMLQVVIFSIIVGIALVSMAPEKSRPMLDLLDSLQQVCMTVVRWAMRLAPFAVFGLMAQLTTTIGFQAMLGMASYVATVLVGLLLMLGVYMLILKLLAGQPPIQFIKDSRDVLLLAFSTSSSAAVMPLSIRTAEDKLGVRPSVSQFVIPLGATINMNGTALYQAVATVFLAQVYGIDLSMGSMALVVAMAVGASIGSPATPGVGIVILAMVLQTVGIPPGGIALIMGVDRILDMCRTAINVTGDLVTCRLMENWSGTRLPAEPLPQEP
- a CDS encoding DsbA family oxidoreductase translates to MLPGAPMTTVKIDIVSDIACPWCAIGYARLEKAMEELKEEMEFTIEWHAFELNPDSSGNGEPILQALSRKYGRSPEEMQENQAHMMKIAAELGLNFSKLQERHTRNTFDAHRLVKWAGEQGKQTEMKMACFDAYFGHALNISDVDVLADCVEAIGLDSDEAREVLASDRYADTVREDEARYQQAGVSAVPAYIINQKYLVSGAQEPNTLIGAFREITSES